The Montipora capricornis isolate CH-2021 chromosome 3, ASM3666992v2, whole genome shotgun sequence genome window below encodes:
- the LOC138040755 gene encoding melanocyte-stimulating hormone receptor-like, giving the protein MEAALYWSTIPNIVFNAVLCFTALTLNGVTIYALRKAPSVPKPLKALLLSLAVSDLGVGILVHPLFITRLALESRLQADLRTSFPTFHMVYKFVTMQFNCASFFGVLSLSLDRFLAIHLHLRYQELVTYQRVVTAVISVWVLSGLISLIPQQIPIHIAYVLLAVIVVSCFVVSGVLNSMIYATVRRHAHQIHSLQVQPTVQGNASNVTNASTLRKSTFMTIHVYVLFLVCYLPWFCALCVIRFYPRLAILWAVYPYTATLLFLNSSLNPLIYCWKLRGVRQTIMNMHAAKRTFQPKLKL; this is encoded by the coding sequence ATGGAAGCGGCATTGTACTGGTCAACCATCCCCAACATTGTTTTCAACGCCGTATTGTGTTTCACTGCCTTAACGTTGAATGGTGTCACAATCTACGCCTTGAGAAAAGCTCCGTCTGTTCCAAAGCCCTTGAAAGCATTGCTACTGAGTTTGGCCGTTTCTGATCTTGGTGTCGGCATACTGgttcatccactgttcatcacACGTCTCGCCCTAGAGTCACGGTTGCAAGCAGATCTCCGCACAAGCTTTCCAACTTTTCACATGGTTTATAAATTTGTGACTATGCAATTCAATTGTGCTTCGTTCTTCGGTGTTCTGTCTCTAAGCTTGGACAGATTCTTGGCGATCCATCTACACCTCAGGTACCAGGAACTTGTGACTTACCAACGAGTCGTAACAGCTGTGATCTCGGTTTGGGTCTTAAGCGGACTTATCTCGTTAATTCCCCAGCAAATCCCGATCCATATCGCATATGTGTTGCTTGCCGTCATCGTAGTATCGTGTTTCGTTGTCTCGGGAGTTCTTAACTCCATGATATACGCCACCGTGCGACGCCACGCTCATCAAATCCATTCCCTTCAAGTGCAGCCCACAGTTCAAGGAAACGCGTCTAATGTGACGAACGCCAGCACGCTGAGGAAATCTACCTTCATGACAATTCACGTCTACGTCTTGTTTTTGGTATGCTATCTGCCATGGTTTTGTGCTCTGTGCGTTATCAGGTTTTATCCTCGTCTCGCTATACTGTGGGCAGTTTACCCATACACTGCTACTCTGTTGTTCTTAAATTCATCTCTGAACCCACTAATTTACTGCTGGAAATTGAGAGGTGTTCGACAAACTATAATGAACATGCACGCTGCTAAACGCACTTTCCAGCCAAAACTGAAGCTCTGA
- the LOC138040756 gene encoding adenosine receptor A2b-like: MVGALYSSNIANIVLNAVLCFFAITLNGATIYALRKTPSVPKPLKALLLSLAVSDLGVGILGHPLYITRLALELQADLTSFPTFYTVYITVSSQFAYASFFGVLSLSLDRFLAIHLHLRYQELVTYQRVVTAVISVWVLSGLIPLIWPQIPIHIAYVLFAIVVVSCFVVSGVLNSKIYATVRRHAHQIHSLQVQPTIQENAPNVTNARRLRKSAFMTIRVYVLFLVCYLPNI, translated from the coding sequence ATGGTAGGGGCCTTGTACTCGTCAAACATCGCCAACATTGTCTTGAACGCCGTATTGTGCTTCTTTGCCATAACGTTGAATGGTGCCACAATCTACGCCTTGAGAAAAACTCCCTCTGTACCAAAGCCTTTGAAAGCATTGCTACTGAGTTTGGCCGTTTCTGATCTTGGTGTCGGCATACTGGGCCATCCATTGTACATCACACGTCTCGCCCTAGAGTTGCAAGCAGATCTCACAAGCTTTCCAACTTTTTACACAGTTTATATAACTGTGAGCAGTCAGTTCGCTTATGCTTCGTTCTTCGGTGTTCTGTCTTTAAGCTTGGACAGATTCTTGGCGATCCATCTACACCTCAGGTACCAGGAACTTGTGACTTACCAACGAGTCGTAACAGCTGTGATCTCGGTTTGGGTGTTGAGCGGACTTATCCCCTTAATTTGGCCGCAGATCCCGATCCATATCGCATATGTGTTGTTTGCCATCGTCGTAGTATCGTGTTTCGTTGTCTCGGGAGTTCTAAACTCCAAGATATACGCAACCGTACGACGCCACGCTCATCAAATCCATTCCCTTCAAGTCCAGCCCACAATACAAGAAAACGCGCCTAATGTGACGAACGCTAGAAGGCTGAGGAAATCTGCCTTCATGACAATTCGCGTCTACGTCTTGTTTTTGGTGTGCTATCTGCCAAACATTTGA
- the LOC138040757 gene encoding uncharacterized protein produces MPGMTTNILDLNTSTVAVQTESQTMSPSALSEGSYTSGIQQTSPDREGQESLFQERSYSVMNADIEGLKLDLLILQKKVEENANLLSANIRKKEEHMVAAEGIDYKTRYDHLLSSLRKKEKDIEELEEKCLSFENRVLSLEQENDSLRLALKIIVQEKNECDSRLQKGVDRWSLVENTPPAKSMKNKRNQQTIPSDNIGTRNRFEPLGNEVQGSFINVSPTPNNVASYDRRNKVPSARHSQTSNSRNRTDGATRTSDSERNDPANQSAKRKEVFIVGDSILKNLQGRKISRSAKVKVSSFPGCTTMDMRDHIKPILRKNPDAIVIHVGTNSLRSSASVRDCAEEIVNLATMISNDSSADLAISGIIPRSDDESLAVKVSGVNKLLTYIHTYVYCNSQFGLFGYNV; encoded by the coding sequence ATGCCCGGAATGACAACTAACATTCTGGACTTGAATACATCTACGGTTGCCGTGCAAACTGAGAGCCAAACAATGTCGCCTTCTGCGTTGTCTGAAGGATCTTATACAAGTGGTATTCAACAAACATCGCCCGACAGAGAAGGACAGGAAAGTTTATTCCAAGAGCGATCGTATTCTGTGATGAATGCTGACATAGAGGGTCTTAAACTTGATCTACTCATCCTACAGAAAAAGgtagaagaaaatgcaaatCTCTTGTCGGCAAatataagaaagaaagaagaacacATGGTAGCCGCTGAGGGCATTGATTATAAAACGAGGTATGATCATTTGTTGTCGTCtttacgcaaaaaagaaaaagatatcgAAGAACTAGAGGAAAAATGCCTGTCCTTTGAAAACCGAGTATTGTCCTTGGAACAAGAGAATGATTCATTAAGACTGGCGTTAAAGATCATTGTCCAAGAGAAGAATGAATGTGACAGCCGTCTACAAAAGGGAGTTGATCGTTGGTCCCTTGTGGAAAACACCCCTCCCGCGAAAAGTATGAAGAATAAACGCAATCAACAGACAATTCCCAGCGATAACATTGGTACCCGCAATAGATTTGAGCCTCTTGGGAATGAGGTTCAAGGTAGTTTCATCAATGTGAGCCCAACGCCAAATAACGTAGCAAGTTATGATAGAAGAAACAAGGTACCAAGCGCGAGACATTCCCAGACTTCAAACTCTAGAAACCGCACTGATGGAGCAACGCGAACCTCAGACAGTGAAAGGAATGATCCAGCAAATCAATCGGCAAAGAGAAAAGAAGTGTTTATAGTTGGTGATTCTATCTTAAAGAACCTTCAGGGACGGAAAATCTCGAGATCTGCAAAAGTCAAAGTTTCCTCGTTCCCCGGATGCACTACTATGGACATGAGAGATCATATCAAaccaattttacgaaaaaaccCTGATGCGATTGTGATTCATGTTGGAACTAACAGCCTTCGATCAAGTGCATCGGTGCGTGATTGTGCAGAGGAGATTGTCAACCTAGCTACCATGATTAGTAATGATTCCTCGGCCGATCTTGCGATATCCGGTATTATTCCAAGGTCTGATGACGAATCCCTCGCCGTTAAAGTGTCAGGTGTCAACAAGttacttacatacatacatacatacgtttattgTAACTCCCAATTTGGGCTTTTCGGTTACAAtgtctaa